In Halomarina salina, one DNA window encodes the following:
- a CDS encoding anthranilate phosphoribosyltransferase: MATATPEFGEWPLKRLMTEVVGTGHKSAEDMTREQAREAFARILAGEPDPTTLGAFWLANRWKRNTPEELAAYIDVMAEESVAFAAPDCDPVDCGANYDGKGRSALLGVGAGLVAAAAGTPVVVHSGDRVPTQKQDAYKHVLDTLGVRTDLAPEQSAAMTDDVGFGFYYQPNFNPAVSNLADRRDQMGVRTFVNTMETLANPARADVHLGSFYHLPYAKRIIDTFDASERYDIGRVVMFQGMEGYDDIRPGSTTVAVGEDGEMDDFTIETPEYGMDFDSDDLGVEDVALDSARITEEVLTGERDDQFADAVALNGAFRIFARGDCEDLDEGLATAREVIDSGEAAERLDALRAF, from the coding sequence ATGGCGACAGCGACCCCCGAGTTCGGCGAGTGGCCGCTGAAACGGCTGATGACCGAGGTGGTCGGGACGGGCCACAAGTCCGCCGAGGACATGACCCGCGAACAGGCCCGCGAGGCGTTCGCGCGCATCCTCGCCGGCGAACCCGACCCGACGACGCTCGGCGCGTTCTGGCTGGCGAACCGCTGGAAGCGCAACACGCCCGAGGAACTGGCGGCGTACATCGACGTGATGGCCGAGGAGAGCGTCGCGTTCGCCGCCCCCGACTGCGACCCGGTCGACTGCGGGGCGAACTACGACGGCAAGGGCCGGAGCGCACTGCTCGGCGTCGGCGCGGGCCTCGTCGCCGCGGCCGCCGGGACGCCCGTCGTCGTCCACTCCGGTGACCGGGTCCCGACACAGAAACAGGACGCCTACAAGCACGTCCTCGACACGCTGGGCGTTCGAACCGACCTCGCGCCCGAGCAGTCGGCGGCGATGACCGACGACGTCGGCTTCGGCTTCTACTACCAGCCGAACTTCAACCCGGCCGTGTCGAACCTCGCCGACCGGCGCGACCAGATGGGCGTCCGGACGTTCGTCAACACGATGGAGACGCTGGCGAACCCGGCGCGGGCCGACGTCCACCTCGGCAGTTTCTACCACCTGCCGTACGCCAAGCGCATCATCGACACGTTCGACGCGAGCGAGCGCTACGACATCGGGCGCGTCGTCATGTTCCAGGGCATGGAGGGCTACGACGACATCCGTCCGGGGTCTACGACCGTCGCCGTGGGGGAGGACGGCGAGATGGACGACTTCACCATCGAGACGCCCGAGTACGGCATGGACTTCGACAGCGACGACCTGGGCGTCGAGGACGTGGCCCTCGACTCCGCGCGCATCACCGAGGAGGTACTGACCGGCGAGCGCGACGACCAGTTCGCCGACGCCGTCGCCCTCAACGGCGCGTTCCGCATCTTCGCCCGCGGCGACTGCGAGGACCTGGACGAGGGCCTGGCGACGGCACGCGAGGTCATCGACTCGGGCGAGGCGGCAGAGCGACTCGACGCGCTTCGGGCGTTCTGA
- a CDS encoding GNAT family N-acetyltransferase gives MELQPLVPDTAAFEEAAECYRRIWGRDGRVAFRKHAEFPGYRGFVAVEEGSVVGYAYGYTTMPGQYYHEALRAVLPQATYGQWLADCFELVELGVVPEARGRGLGARLHDVLLGGLPHTTSVLTTGVDNEPARSLYEDRGWEALFEPFDPEGGEPMVVYGLARSPRAGGPVEEGEPRSRTDAP, from the coding sequence ATGGAGCTTCAGCCACTCGTCCCGGACACCGCGGCCTTCGAGGAGGCCGCCGAGTGCTACCGGCGCATCTGGGGCCGCGACGGGCGAGTGGCGTTCCGCAAGCACGCCGAGTTCCCCGGCTACCGGGGGTTCGTCGCCGTCGAGGAGGGGTCGGTCGTGGGCTACGCCTACGGCTACACGACGATGCCGGGTCAGTACTACCACGAGGCGCTCCGCGCCGTCCTCCCGCAGGCGACGTACGGGCAGTGGCTCGCGGACTGCTTCGAACTCGTCGAACTCGGCGTCGTCCCGGAGGCACGCGGGCGCGGACTCGGCGCTCGACTCCACGACGTCCTGCTGGGCGGCCTCCCACACACGACGAGCGTCCTCACCACTGGGGTCGACAACGAACCGGCGCGCAGCCTCTACGAGGACCGCGGCTGGGAGGCGCTGTTCGAACCGTTCGACCCGGAGGGCGGCGAACCGATGGTCGTCTACGGCCTCGCCCGCTCGCCACGCGCTGGCGGGCCTGTCGAGGAGGGCGAGCCTCGTTCGCGGACGGACGCACCCTGA
- a CDS encoding PH domain-containing protein, with protein sequence MSVPEWVTLGDDEQVVWSGTPSLLLATGSLVAGVVVVLVGLALYGFLLPNDFEFRWVAWLLIPLGMLFVGYAYVRHQSTRYVITTNEVYHKTGLFSRQVTSLRLDRIQNTSFEQSFLERMLSFGDVHVDTAGSGGTEITFRAVSNPQQVSNLLTEQLDRMVR encoded by the coding sequence ATGTCCGTCCCAGAGTGGGTGACCCTCGGCGACGACGAGCAGGTGGTCTGGTCCGGGACCCCGAGCCTGCTCCTCGCGACCGGGTCGCTGGTCGCCGGAGTCGTCGTCGTCCTCGTCGGTCTGGCGCTGTACGGCTTCCTGCTGCCGAACGACTTCGAGTTCAGGTGGGTCGCGTGGCTGTTGATTCCGCTCGGGATGCTGTTCGTGGGGTACGCGTACGTCCGCCACCAGTCGACGCGCTACGTCATCACGACCAACGAGGTGTACCACAAGACGGGACTGTTCTCGCGGCAGGTGACCAGCCTCCGGCTCGACCGCATCCAGAACACGTCGTTCGAGCAGTCGTTCCTCGAACGCATGCTGTCCTTCGGCGACGTCCACGTCGACACCGCCGGGAGCGGCGGGACCGAGATAACGTTCCGGGCGGTGTCGAACCCACAGCAGGTGAGCAACCTGCTCACCGAACAGCTCGACAGGATGGTCAGGTGA
- a CDS encoding SDR family NAD(P)-dependent oxidoreductase gives MEWKTLDDSVVVLTGATSGIGRAAAERFGDLGAEVVLVGRSRDRGVETLAEVRDRGGDGIFVRADLARLDAVRALADEVTERYDEVDVLALNAALSLPDREVVETPGGPVERVFLVNHLAPYLLTHELLGRLESAAPSRVVVTSSRVHRRGELRLDDPTLAEEYDALGAYARSKLANVLFSTELAARLPSDVTALAYHPGFVPGSGLYRETGGAFGLAVRLASRLGVGRSVAESGEDLVYAAGAPELAVESGAYLVGRDPTPPDSRVGNDALRRRLWDESARLVDVEPDWPA, from the coding sequence ATGGAGTGGAAGACGCTCGACGACAGCGTCGTCGTCCTGACCGGCGCGACCAGCGGCATCGGCCGGGCCGCCGCCGAGCGATTCGGCGACCTCGGCGCGGAGGTAGTGCTCGTCGGGAGGAGTCGCGACCGGGGCGTCGAGACGCTCGCCGAGGTGCGCGACCGAGGCGGCGACGGCATCTTCGTCCGCGCCGACCTCGCTCGCCTCGACGCGGTCCGGGCGCTGGCCGACGAGGTGACCGAGCGCTACGACGAGGTGGACGTGCTGGCGCTGAACGCGGCCCTCTCGCTGCCCGACCGCGAGGTGGTCGAGACGCCCGGCGGCCCCGTCGAGCGGGTGTTCCTCGTCAACCACCTCGCGCCGTACCTGCTGACCCACGAACTCCTCGGCCGACTGGAGTCGGCCGCACCCTCGCGCGTCGTCGTCACCTCCTCGCGCGTCCACCGCCGCGGCGAGTTGCGACTCGACGACCCGACGCTGGCCGAGGAGTACGACGCGCTCGGGGCCTACGCGCGGTCGAAACTCGCCAACGTGCTGTTCAGCACCGAACTCGCCGCGCGCCTGCCGAGCGACGTGACGGCGCTGGCGTACCACCCGGGGTTCGTGCCGGGGAGCGGGCTCTACCGCGAGACCGGTGGCGCGTTCGGCCTCGCGGTGAGACTCGCGTCGCGTCTCGGCGTGGGGCGGTCGGTCGCCGAGTCGGGCGAGGACCTCGTCTACGCCGCGGGTGCGCCGGAACTGGCCGTCGAGTCGGGTGCGTACCTGGTCGGACGCGACCCGACGCCGCCCGACTCGCGGGTCGGCAACGACGCGCTCCGACGACGGCTGTGGGACGAGAGCGCCCGACTGGTCGACGTCGAACCGGACTGGCCCGCGTAG
- the ahbB gene encoding siroheme decarboxylase subunit beta, translating to MKAPRGDWCDGLDAVDVALVDGYQSGFPVEPRPFRAVGADLGVPESEALSRVERLRDRGVFRRFGAVLNPPVIGSSTLAAVCAPDDRFEEVADVINGYRQVNHNYRRDHEWNMWFVVTAASRTTRDAILADIEKRTGLDVLALPMLTDYYIDLEFPVMNADRFARESLGETTVSATRISESATVDLSVLDRRVLLEIQDGFPLSLTPYADVAAAVDATTGDVVASIERLVADGCIKRIGCIVNHVVTGFDANCMVVWDVPDDELDARGERAGSLPYVTLCYHRPRRPEQGWEYNLFTMIHGREQAAVDEKIDELAVEHLPYDHERLYSTATLKQTGAQYEELVGEE from the coding sequence ATGAAGGCTCCCCGTGGGGACTGGTGCGACGGCCTCGACGCGGTGGACGTCGCCCTCGTCGACGGCTACCAGAGCGGGTTCCCGGTCGAACCGCGACCGTTCCGCGCGGTCGGCGCGGACCTCGGCGTCCCGGAGTCGGAGGCGCTCTCGCGCGTCGAGCGACTCCGCGACCGCGGCGTGTTCCGGCGGTTCGGCGCGGTGCTCAACCCGCCGGTCATCGGCAGTTCGACGCTCGCCGCGGTCTGCGCGCCCGACGACCGGTTCGAGGAGGTCGCAGACGTGATAAACGGCTACCGGCAGGTGAACCACAACTACCGCCGGGACCACGAGTGGAACATGTGGTTCGTCGTGACGGCCGCCTCGCGGACGACCCGCGACGCCATCCTCGCCGACATCGAGAAGCGAACCGGGCTCGACGTGCTGGCCCTCCCGATGCTCACGGACTACTACATCGACCTGGAGTTCCCGGTGATGAACGCGGACCGATTCGCCAGGGAATCGCTGGGCGAGACGACGGTGAGCGCGACCCGCATCTCCGAGTCCGCGACCGTCGACCTGAGCGTCCTCGACAGGCGCGTCCTGCTGGAGATACAGGACGGCTTCCCGCTCTCGCTCACGCCGTACGCCGACGTCGCGGCGGCCGTCGACGCGACCACCGGGGACGTCGTCGCGTCCATCGAGCGACTGGTCGCCGACGGCTGTATCAAGCGCATCGGCTGTATCGTCAACCACGTCGTCACCGGGTTCGACGCGAACTGCATGGTCGTCTGGGACGTGCCCGACGACGAACTCGACGCCCGCGGCGAACGCGCCGGGAGTCTCCCGTACGTCACGCTCTGTTACCACCGGCCGCGCCGACCGGAGCAGGGCTGGGAGTACAACCTGTTCACGATGATCCACGGCCGCGAGCAGGCCGCCGTCGACGAGAAGATAGACGAACTCGCCGTCGAGCACCTGCCGTACGACCACGAGCGACTCTACTCGACCGCGACGCTCAAACAGACCGGCGCGCAGTACGAGGAACTGGTCGGCGAGGAGTGA
- a CDS encoding EamA family transporter — translation MNVGLVAALAAALLYGCYLAGYKQFFGDYPAMAYLSVVYAAAAGWYLPVTVPHFTKLASLALGSLGALLGIAALTGVAIAALFEAIRWGDVSYVAPLNKLVPLFVLPLEFWFFEAGLSALQVGGVVLATAGVYAANYESGNLLDPFRRALSYRPAQLALVSAALFGVADTGKRLLLQDLALPAPLVVWTTLVAVTVVVAPLGVRQRRRLPRRVLPFLLGVGAFIAFGNHLIAISFAELHASVASAIINAQAVVAVLLGGAVLNEGAFGQRLGAGVLTVCGVAFVALG, via the coding sequence GTGAACGTCGGACTCGTCGCCGCCCTCGCCGCCGCCCTCCTCTACGGCTGCTATCTCGCCGGCTACAAGCAGTTCTTCGGCGACTACCCGGCGATGGCGTACCTCTCGGTCGTCTACGCCGCGGCCGCCGGCTGGTACCTCCCGGTCACGGTGCCACACTTCACGAAGCTGGCGAGCCTGGCGCTCGGCTCGCTGGGCGCGCTCCTCGGTATCGCGGCGCTGACGGGCGTCGCCATCGCAGCGCTGTTCGAGGCGATTCGGTGGGGCGACGTGTCGTACGTCGCTCCGCTGAACAAGCTCGTTCCGCTGTTCGTGCTGCCGCTGGAGTTCTGGTTCTTCGAGGCGGGCCTGTCGGCGCTCCAGGTGGGCGGCGTCGTCCTCGCGACCGCGGGTGTCTACGCCGCGAACTACGAGTCGGGGAACCTCCTCGACCCGTTCCGCCGGGCGCTGTCCTACCGGCCCGCACAGCTCGCGCTCGTCAGCGCGGCGCTGTTCGGGGTCGCCGACACCGGGAAGCGACTGCTGCTCCAGGACCTCGCGCTCCCGGCCCCGCTCGTCGTCTGGACGACCCTCGTCGCCGTGACCGTCGTGGTCGCGCCGCTCGGAGTCCGCCAGCGGAGACGGCTCCCGCGGCGCGTCCTCCCGTTCCTGCTCGGCGTCGGCGCGTTCATCGCGTTCGGGAACCACCTCATCGCCATCAGCTTCGCCGAACTGCACGCGAGCGTCGCCTCGGCCATCATCAACGCACAGGCGGTCGTCGCCGTCCTCCTCGGCGGTGCCGTTCTGAACGAGGGGGCGTTCGGTCAGCGACTCGGCGCGGGCGTGCTCACGGTCTGCGGCGTCGCGTTCGTCGCGCTGGGGTAG
- a CDS encoding phosphotransferase family protein — protein MTGPETTALDTSALESYLATELGVDVAGTETLSDGLNLVVAVATADDPRAYVVRRPNKLRESGLFVAIEQEYAVLERLDGTAVPTPSPVAFCDDEPVLGGAFVVTTYAEGVPFPRGTDLPERYRTPSARRRIGEQLVDTLATIHSLDTDPFDDVCERLTPQDQISRAVERLDVATTVTGREYDRLRDVADWLGANVPEPPTTTLVHGDYRAGNVLFAGDDPELTAVLDWETAMLGDPFTELGYFLLDYRDESDSALPLGDIEAHSSDEAALEDVRQMNERGLSPYTADPGSPSREDLVARYEANTGITFEHERFYRAKAAFVLATVWADLDRHRVESGGAPTRNPYVDYMAVVAQHIAEDGDDR, from the coding sequence ATGACCGGTCCCGAGACCACCGCTCTCGACACCTCCGCCCTCGAATCGTACCTCGCGACGGAACTCGGGGTCGACGTGGCCGGCACCGAGACGCTGAGCGACGGTCTCAACCTGGTCGTCGCCGTGGCGACGGCCGACGACCCGCGGGCGTACGTGGTCCGCCGACCGAACAAGCTCCGGGAGTCTGGCCTGTTCGTCGCTATCGAGCAGGAGTACGCGGTGCTGGAACGACTCGACGGGACCGCCGTCCCCACTCCCTCGCCGGTCGCGTTCTGCGACGACGAGCCGGTGCTGGGAGGGGCGTTCGTCGTGACGACGTACGCCGAGGGAGTGCCCTTCCCGCGCGGGACCGACCTGCCCGAACGGTATCGTACCCCCTCGGCGCGACGACGCATCGGCGAGCAACTCGTCGACACCCTCGCGACGATTCACTCGCTCGACACCGACCCGTTCGACGACGTCTGCGAACGGCTGACACCGCAGGACCAGATCTCCCGAGCGGTCGAGCGCCTCGACGTGGCGACGACAGTCACGGGCCGCGAGTACGACCGACTCCGGGACGTCGCCGACTGGCTCGGGGCGAACGTCCCGGAGCCGCCGACGACGACGCTCGTCCACGGCGACTACAGAGCCGGGAACGTCCTGTTCGCCGGCGACGACCCCGAACTCACGGCCGTCCTCGACTGGGAGACGGCGATGCTCGGCGACCCGTTCACCGAACTGGGCTACTTCCTCCTCGACTACCGTGACGAGTCGGATTCGGCCCTCCCGCTCGGCGACATCGAGGCGCACAGTTCGGACGAGGCGGCGCTCGAAGACGTGCGGCAGATGAACGAGCGCGGTCTCTCGCCGTACACCGCGGACCCCGGCAGTCCGAGTCGCGAGGACCTGGTCGCGCGCTACGAGGCGAACACCGGCATCACGTTCGAACACGAGCGGTTCTACCGGGCGAAAGCGGCGTTCGTGCTGGCGACGGTGTGGGCGGACCTCGACCGTCACCGCGTCGAGTCCGGCGGCGCGCCCACCAGGAACCCCTACGTGGACTACATGGCGGTAGTCGCACAGCACATCGCCGAGGACGGCGACGACCGGTAG